Part of the Pseudomonas sp. P8_241 genome is shown below.
CTGCGGGTTGTACAGGTCGGGGTCGTCCAGCCCCAGCAGGACGTCGCTTTTTTTCAGCAACGCCTGTAATGCACGGCTGTCGTGAGTGTTCTCCCAGCGCTGCGTGACCACCTCCAGACCCAATGGACGGGCCGCCCGACGCAATTCATCGAGCAGGAACTCGCTGTGATTGTCGTAGAGCACGCCGACCCGCTTGACTTGAGGCAACAGGACTTTGGTCAGGCGCAACTGCCGTCCCGGTGGCGGATCGCTCCACAACAGGCTGAGGTGTGGCGGGTGAATGTCATTCAGACGTTGTCGGGCTTGCAGGCGGCTGATCCGCAGTACCAGCGTCGCCGGACCTGCGATGTCCTGCAGACGCCAATCGAGGCAGGCCAGATCGAGCAGAATCAAACGGGTGTCAGCAGGCAGGTTACCTGGCGTCGGTAACTGCGCCAGCGCCTCGAAGCGCACGGTGTCGTTTGGACGCAGTTCTCTCAAAGCCTGGGTGAAGGCCTGCACGCCAGGACTGTCTTCGACGCCGGCCAACAGTATGTCCGCAGCATGGCCGGTCAGACTGCACAGCAGGCCGCTCGACAGCAGGCATAGCATGGCCAGCATACGGCCAAGCGCAGGCGCTTTCCAAACCGGTCGATGGCGCATCCTAGAGTTCCAGCTCCGCGCTGAAATACATCACACGTTGTTCATCGTAACGGTTGTCAGCGAACGTGGTTGGCTGATTGTCGAGGCGTTGCTGGAGCACTCCGGCCAGCTCCAGGCTACTTTTGCCAAGGCTGAGGCGTTTGGCGACACGGGCATCCACCCGTTCGAAGCGGTATCCATTCAGGGCGTCGTCTCCATAGTAGAAAAGGCCAGTGTTCCAGCCTCGCCCCCAATCCCGCAGCCAACTGGTGGAACCGCTGTTGCGTGCCGTCTGCCTGGCGTCCAGCGGGTTGCTCGCGTCGATGTCGATATAGGCATAGGTCAGTCTCAGGCGATCGAGGCTGCCGACCCGCCAGTCGAGTTGGGTCTCGGCTCCCGAGAAACGTGATGTGTTCGAGTTGCTGGCGATGAACTGATTGTTGCGCAGCGGCTCGCTGATCATGCCCGAGATTTCGTCGTAGAACAGTTTTACGTCCAGCGCAATTCCCTGCTCGGCAAAGTAGCCGTTGTAACCTAGCTCCCGAGAGCGCATGTGCTCCTGATCGAGATCGCCGGGGCCTCGGGTCTTGACGAAGTAGCGGGCGCTGGACTGGCCAAAGGCTCCCGGCTTGAGGTGCGTCACCCGATAACTCCAGTTGATGTTGTTCTCGAACATGTCCGGTGAACGGACGGCTTCGGAGTACACCGCACGAAAGCCGTGCCGTTGGTTGATCAGGTAGTTGAGTGCCACTCGTGGCGTCAGTGAACTGCCGATCAGCCGAGAATCTTCGAACATGCCCCCGCCTTGCACCAGCCAGTGTTCGGTGGCGCGCCACTCGAATTGGCCGAATACCCGCCAGGTCGTGTCGTCAAGAGTGCCATTGAAATAGGTTTCGGAATCTGCCTGGTCGTAACGATAGTTCAGGCCACTGACCAGTCGAAGGTTATCGGACAGGCTCAGGGTGTCCTGCACTTCGAGGTCGTAGCGCGATTCACGAGTGCTTTGGTCGAGGTTGCCGCAGACAGTCTGGCTGGCGCCATTGCGCCATTGGTCAAGCACCTGATTGGCCAGTGCCTGTTCGGCCAGCGAACCGGGCGGGGCACCGGGGCCGATGAAATCCGAGATATTGCGGGCCAGGTGTTCAGTGTAATTGGGGTTGAGTTGCCACAGTTCGCTCAACTGTGGGCTGAATGAAACCTGCGCGTCACAGGCGCGCCAGGTTTGCTGGCGATCCCAGTGTTGCGCGGAGCCCTGAATGTAAAGACTGTGATCGGGGTTGATGTCCCGGTTCCAGCGCAAAGAGCCAGCATAGTCCTTGGCCGTGACGTCGGAATCGTCGCCTGCGCGAGTAGTCCCCGCAAACACGGGGCGGTAGGTATAAGGTCGCTGGTTGGTGCCGTCCTTGGCATTGATTTGCCAATCGATGCTCTGCTGTTCATTGAGCGTCTGGTTGACGGCGAGGTTGAAGCGGTTGAGACGGCGATTGTCATGGTAATCGACGCCTTTTCGGTCCGAGTCGAAGCCATCGTCCTGCTGTCCGGACAGCGACAGGCGCAGATCACCGTCCTTCCAGCCCAATCCCTGACTGGCGTAAAAATCGTTGATGCCGCGCTGCCCCTGGGTGACTTTCATCCGCGTACCGTGGCTGTCGGCTGGCCGTCGGGTGACGACATTGACCACCGCCATCAAGGCGTTGGCCCCATAACTGACGGTGTTCGGGCCGCGAAAGACTTCGATGCGCTCGATGTCCTCCATGGCCACTGGGATATCGCTCCAGTCCACCGTGGCCAAACCGGCGCGGTATACCGAGCGCCCGTCGATCAGTATCTGCATGCGCCGTGCTGCGGTGGCATTGGTGCCGTGGTAGTTCACCGCTGCCTGATTGCCGCTGATATTGCCGACCATCATGCCCGGAATCAGGCGCAACAGTTCGCTGATGTCCCGGGCACCGCTGGCGTTGATCAGGGCGCTGTCTATCACGGTCAAGCTCCCCGGCACGGCGGCCGGTGATTGCTTCAGACGTGTGGCTGTCAGCACTTTAGGCAGTGGCTCGCTGTCGAGGAACATGTCGTCGCCCAGTGCCGGCGGGCTGAAGATCAGCGCCAGTACCAGAGGCGAGCGTGGCGAAGGAGAACCCGGAGACACCGCACATCCCTGTTAGCGTTCAAAGTCGCGCATTTTAACCGAGGCGATCAACTTTTCCATTCACGATGCCGGCATTTTCTGCGTATTAAATGGTCTTCTTGCAACAGATGTCGCTATTTGACACGGGGGCTGTCCGCGCAGGGGCCGCTCCGTATAATGCCTGCATCGCCACTGGTATGGATTAACGGATTACATATGACTGAACAGCGCCCGATTGCGGTCCTGGGAGGCGGAAGTTTTGGAACCGCCGTGGCTAATTTACTGGCCGAGAACGGGCATCAGGTCCTTCAGTGGATGCGTGATCCCGAGCAAGCCGAAGCTATTCGAGTCAATCGCGAGAATCCGCGTTACCTCAAAGGCATCAAGATTCTACCCGCCGTAACGCCGGTTACCGATTTGCAGGCGACCCTGCAAGCCTGCGACTTGTGTTTCGTTGCGTTGCCGTCCAGCGCGTTGCGTTCGGTGCTGGTACCGAATGCCGAGCGCTTGAGCGGCAAGATGCTGGTCAGTCTGACGAAAGGCATTGAGGCTCAAACCTTCAAACTGATGAGTCAGATCCTTGAAGAGATCGCGCCACACGCACGAATCGGCGTGCTGTCGGGGCCTAACCTGGCCCGTGAAATAGCCGAGCATGCGCTGACCGCCACGGTGGTTGCCAGTGAAGACGAAGAGCTGTGCCAGCAGGTTCAAGCCGCGTTGCACGGTCGCACCTTCCGCGTTTACGCCAGTGCCGACCGTTTTGGCGTGGAGTTGGGCGGAGCGCTGAAGAATGTCTACGCGATCATCGCCGGCATGGCGGTGGCTCTGGGCATGGGCGAAAATACCAAAAGCATGCTGATCACCCGGGCGCTGGCCGAGATGACCCGTTTCGCGGTGAACCAGGGCGCCAACCCGATGACGTTCCTGGGCCTGGCGGGGGTGGGCGATCTGATCGTGACCTGCTCGTCGCCCAAGAGCCGTAACTATCAGGTCGGATTCGCGCTCGGTCAGGGTTTGAGCCTGGAAGAAGCCGTCAACCGCCTGGGCGAAGTCGCCGAAGGGGTCAACACCCTCAAGGTGCTCAAGGCCAAAGCCCAGGAAGTTGGCGTGTACATGCCCCTGGTCGCCGGGTTGCACGCAATATTGTTCGAAGGACGCACGCTTGAGCAGGTCATCGGCCTGTTGATGCGCGGCGAACCGAAAACCGACGTCGACTTTATTTCCACCAGCGGCTTCAACTGAGCCCTCAATTTAATTCAACCGAGCCCTCTTTAATAGGAACGGAGCGAGACATGAACGATCAGAAAGTAGAAGCCAAGTACGAATCCATCCTGCTGCGGGTACTTTGGATGATCGTCTTTGTGCTGGTCTGGCAAGTGGCGCAGTTCATTCTCGGCGCCGTCGTGCTGGTGCAGTTGATCTATCGTTTGTTCTATGGCGCCCCGAGCGCCAGCCTGATGAACTTCGGCGACAGCCTGAGCCAGTTTCTGGCGCAGATCGGTCGTTTCGGCAGCTTCCACAGCGACCAGAAACCCTGGCCGTTCGCCGACTGGCCGACGCCGCGTACACCGGAAGGTGAAGCGCCGCACGTCGTGGCGCCGGCACCGCATCCGGCCCGAGATGAGGAACCCAAGCTATGAAACTCTGGGTATTGCGTCA
Proteins encoded:
- a CDS encoding ABC transporter substrate-binding protein, with the protein product MRHRPVWKAPALGRMLAMLCLLSSGLLCSLTGHAADILLAGVEDSPGVQAFTQALRELRPNDTVRFEALAQLPTPGNLPADTRLILLDLACLDWRLQDIAGPATLVLRISRLQARQRLNDIHPPHLSLLWSDPPPGRQLRLTKVLLPQVKRVGVLYDNHSEFLLDELRRAARPLGLEVVTQRWENTHDSRALQALLKKSDVLLGLDDPDLYNPQTAKNVLLSSYARQMALIGPNTAFVKAGSLASTYSDQHDWLVILDELLDRPTSTWPRTYYPSRFKVSSNPQVARSLGIEQIDDVLVATLLAEGERRP
- a CDS encoding TonB-dependent receptor, whose translation is MSPGSPSPRSPLVLALIFSPPALGDDMFLDSEPLPKVLTATRLKQSPAAVPGSLTVIDSALINASGARDISELLRLIPGMMVGNISGNQAAVNYHGTNATAARRMQILIDGRSVYRAGLATVDWSDIPVAMEDIERIEVFRGPNTVSYGANALMAVVNVVTRRPADSHGTRMKVTQGQRGINDFYASQGLGWKDGDLRLSLSGQQDDGFDSDRKGVDYHDNRRLNRFNLAVNQTLNEQQSIDWQINAKDGTNQRPYTYRPVFAGTTRAGDDSDVTAKDYAGSLRWNRDINPDHSLYIQGSAQHWDRQQTWRACDAQVSFSPQLSELWQLNPNYTEHLARNISDFIGPGAPPGSLAEQALANQVLDQWRNGASQTVCGNLDQSTRESRYDLEVQDTLSLSDNLRLVSGLNYRYDQADSETYFNGTLDDTTWRVFGQFEWRATEHWLVQGGGMFEDSRLIGSSLTPRVALNYLINQRHGFRAVYSEAVRSPDMFENNINWSYRVTHLKPGAFGQSSARYFVKTRGPGDLDQEHMRSRELGYNGYFAEQGIALDVKLFYDEISGMISEPLRNNQFIASNSNTSRFSGAETQLDWRVGSLDRLRLTYAYIDIDASNPLDARQTARNSGSTSWLRDWGRGWNTGLFYYGDDALNGYRFERVDARVAKRLSLGKSSLELAGVLQQRLDNQPTTFADNRYDEQRVMYFSAELEL
- a CDS encoding NAD(P)H-dependent glycerol-3-phosphate dehydrogenase, with amino-acid sequence MTEQRPIAVLGGGSFGTAVANLLAENGHQVLQWMRDPEQAEAIRVNRENPRYLKGIKILPAVTPVTDLQATLQACDLCFVALPSSALRSVLVPNAERLSGKMLVSLTKGIEAQTFKLMSQILEEIAPHARIGVLSGPNLAREIAEHALTATVVASEDEELCQQVQAALHGRTFRVYASADRFGVELGGALKNVYAIIAGMAVALGMGENTKSMLITRALAEMTRFAVNQGANPMTFLGLAGVGDLIVTCSSPKSRNYQVGFALGQGLSLEEAVNRLGEVAEGVNTLKVLKAKAQEVGVYMPLVAGLHAILFEGRTLEQVIGLLMRGEPKTDVDFISTSGFN
- a CDS encoding DUF4389 domain-containing protein, which produces MNDQKVEAKYESILLRVLWMIVFVLVWQVAQFILGAVVLVQLIYRLFYGAPSASLMNFGDSLSQFLAQIGRFGSFHSDQKPWPFADWPTPRTPEGEAPHVVAPAPHPARDEEPKL